A genomic stretch from Oryzias latipes chromosome 24, ASM223467v1 includes:
- the LOC101158912 gene encoding ribonucleoside-diphosphate reductase subunit M2, which yields MRRPGSACENTKSLKTEEEPQLKENPRRFVIFPVQYHDIWQMYKKAEASFWTAEEVDLSKDLQHWETLKDDERFFISHVLAFFAASDGIVNENLVERFTQEVQVTEARCFYGFQIAMENIHSEMYSLLIDTYIKDPKEREYLFNAIETLPCVKRKADWALNWIGNKHAAYGERVVAFAAVEGIFFSGSFAAIFWLKKRGLMPGLTFSNELISRDEGLHCDFACLMFKHLVNKPSSETVTEIIRNAVEIEQEFLTEALPVKLIGMNCELMKQYIEFVADRLLLELGFSKIYRAENPFDFMENISLEGKTNFFEKRVGEYQRMGVMAGPTDNTFRLDADF from the exons ATGAGGAGGCCTGGGAGCGCATGTGAG AACACTAAAAGCCTTAAAACGGAGGAGGAGCCGCAGCTGAAGGAGAATCCTCGCCGCTTCGTCATCTTCCCCGTCCAGTACCACGACATTTGGCAAATGTACAAGAAGGCTGAGGCGTCTTTCTGGACGGCAGAGGAG GTGGATCTGTCTAAAGATCTGCAGCACTGGGAGACTTTAAAGGACGATGAACGCTTCTTCATCTCCCATGTGCTGGCCTTCTTTGCAGCCAGTGATGGAATAGTTAACGAGAACCTG GTGGAGCGGTTCACACAGGAAGTTCAGGTGACGGAGGCCAGGTGTTTTTATGGTTTCCAGATAGCCATGGAGAATATTCATTCAGAGATGTACAGCCTCCTGATCGACACCTACATCAAGGATCCAAAGGAGAG agaaTACCTGTTTAACGCCATCGAGACTCTGCCGTGTGTGAAGAGGAAGGCGGACTGGGCCCTGAACTGGATTGGAAACAAGCACGCCGCCTATG GGGAGAGGGTGGTGGCCTTTGCAGCGGTGGAGGGGATCTTCTTCTCTGGTTCCTTTGCTGCCATCTTCTGGCTGAAGAAGAGGGGCCTGATGCCCGGCCTGACCTTCAGTAACGAGCTCATCAGCAGAGACGAG GGACTCCACTGCGACTTTGCCTGCCTGATGTTCAAACACCTGGTGAACAAGCCCTCCTCAGAAACCGTCACAGAGATCATCAGGAACGCTGTGGAGATCGAGCAG GAGTTCCTGACCGAGGCTCTGCCCGTCAAGCTGATCGGGATGAACTGCGAGCTGATGAAGCAGTACATCGAATTTGTAGCCGACAGGCTGCTGCTGGAGCTGGGCTTCTCCaag ATCTACAGAGCAGAGAACCCCTTTGACTTCATGGAGAACATCTCTCTGGAAGGAAAGACCAACTTCTTTGAGAAGAGAGTAGGAGAGTACCAGAGGATGGGGGTCATGGCGGGCCCCACAGACAACACCTTCAGGCTGGATGCTGACTTCTGA